One Bombus huntii isolate Logan2020A chromosome 12, iyBomHunt1.1, whole genome shotgun sequence DNA segment encodes these proteins:
- the LOC126872015 gene encoding carbonic anhydrase 1-like — MADKSEWDYSVQNGPSTWVSKFPMAAGSRQSPVNIETDRVESDHEALSSKPLRWKYPATASRKLVNPGYCWRMDTDGKGTFLSGGPLMDDVYKLEQYHCHWGCSDSRGSEHTVNGQAFAGELHLVHWNTSKYNTFAEAAKASDGLAVLGVFLKVGKTHEEMEKIARLLPYVSHKNEVVEIADPIDPSKLLPDDNGYWTYLGSLTTPPCNESVTWILFKKCIEVSHHQLNIFRNLRKFSRGEECPCHENHGAVINNFRPPMPLGNRVLRECGSF; from the exons GACCAAGCACGTGGGTATCAAAATTCCCAATGGCGGCAGGATCGAGGCAGAGCCCCGTGAATATCGAAACCGACCGAGTTGAATCGGATCACGAGGCTTTGAGTAGCAAACCCCTGCGATGGAAGTATCCGGCAACCGCTTCCCGGAAACTTGTTAATCCGGGTTATTGCTGGCGGATGGACACCGACGGCAAGGGCACGT TTTTGAGCGGCGGACCTTTGATGGACGACGTCTACAAATTGGAACAGTACCACTGCCACTGGGGATGTAGCGACTCGAGAGGATCCGAACACACTGTGAATGGACAGGCCTTCGCCGGAGAG TTGCACCTGGTGCATTGGAACACGAGTAAATACAACACCTTCGCGGAAGCTGCAAAGGCGTCCGATGGCCTCGCGGTCCTCGGTGTGTTCCTCAAG GTGGGAAAGACACACGAGGAAATGGAGAAGATCGCTCGTTTGTTGCCATATGTCTCGCATAAGAACGAAGTCGTAGAAATCGCAGATCCAATCGATCCCAGCAAGCTACTTCCTG ATGACAATGGCTACTGGACGTATCTGGGTTCGTTGACGACGCCACCCTGCAACGAGAGCGTCACTTGGATTCTTTTCAAGAAGTGCATCGAGGTGTCTCATCATCAGTTAAACATCTTCCGCAACTTACGTAAATTCTCCCGTGGGGAGGAGTGCCCGTGCCATGAGAACCATGGAGCG GTAATCAACAACTTCCGTCCGCCGATGCCACTCGGAAATCGCGTGCTACGCGAGTGTGGCAGCTTCTGA